The genome window gtataatactGGTATgacacaggtataatacaggtataacacaggtataatacaagtataacacaggtataatactGGTATgacacaggtataatacaggtataacacaggtataacacaggtataatacaaatataacacaagtataacacaggtataatacaggtataacacaggtataatacaagtataacacaggtataatactGGTATgacacaggtataatacaggtataacacaggtataacacaggtataatacaaatataacacaagtataacacaggtataatacgGGTATGACACCGGTATGATACGAGATAGATGATACAGGTATGATACAGGTATGGTATGGGTATGATATGGGTATGGTACGGGTATGGTACAGGTATGGTActgttgggccgtggctacaagtttggctatcagcaataattaacgattatcaaagataatcaCCATATCAGTAGTTTGTTATGGTTGAAGGacttggagttctttacagagcaggggttggcaaaactcattcttgtgcaacattaaaacagacaacaggtatatccaaaaccttttatttaacaaaagggtaaaagcaacacacaatactaatctagctaagtgttcctatatacaagtgtgagtgtgtgtgtgtgtgtgtgtctgtgtgtgtgtgtgtgcgtgtgtagggaagacaatagcaagatggctgcagtcacctggtgactgagcacatggcatgccgacaatttggctgataaagggaactgcagagataaaaggccagaccatgtggtgtcttgaaccacatgtgctgcctgaaccaaagtttgccaaactaggttttaacctcttaactgtgtggttctctattcaaggccaactggtgtatgctaaaggtgccaggttaaaatgaggttagttgcatgtaaggcctagttactggatgtaacatgtgttaagcatgctaacattaacctagcggtgtggctatgcagtaacctgactataggcaacaaggacatcacaacaacatttcaatgtataaccttaaccaaatcaatacacgtacagtacattgtttgagttaaacattcttgcttagccgtactatgcttcactgtgttgctaggctatgcccagttgttaccagtccatgaagggagagatgctttgtggtgttctGCTTTGTAGCtggtgaatccgtgggtgagtcaggctgagaaggctttggctctgaggctgaaagatgcaggcgttgctggggagacagcactccagtcatgcagagggcccaggtcactcctttgtgtagagttagcggcaagctaactccatttcgcagctcctgtacttgttaaactggccagcagacttgtgtgttagctgctggcacaagggaacttagtttctgagtcttaggcaggctctcgcgtcttctgccgtaaagaagaaagtgtgtgtctgctgtgagcaggccacacaagagatcAGAGAGCTgagaggggaatctctagttttgataacctggatccatgggtggagcttcacactttgggtgcgaacccccagggctcaggtttcttggagtcttgaaacatgtggtaaactgtggtccacatgtagtcccaacagtATGGGTATGATACAGGTATCCTGGCATCTGACTCAACCCAGGACCACAGATTTAAACATCACATCAGCAACCTTGTTGGCTCTTtgcacagaaacaaaaccagCTTCCCTTTGATTTGTAGGAAGAGGACTTTCCTGTCAGATTTGGATTATGGGATGTAATTTACAGACACGCTGCTGCCTTCAGATTGTGTTCATCACTCAGCCCTCAGGTTTATTACTGCTGATAGATACTCACCACAGTGTTCTTTATGATGAGGTCGGTTGGTTTCTCTGGCTGACAGACACAGTAACCATCAGTGTCTGTTTATCTATAAAGACCTGCTCAGATGAAGAGCATCATACATCACATCCAGGACTGATGTTGGAAGGACTTTTAGTGTTTGTGCAGCAGACTCGTGGAatctcacactgaacacacttAAACCTTGTGAACACTTTAGGAACTTAATAACTGTCAAGTACCTGCCTGGAACTGTTGGAACtgattttgtctgtctgttgtaaTCTCACCATCATTGTGACCCTCAATGATTCCTCTAAGAATCTTAAATAAactttgaatgaatgaatgaatgaaagcaaGTCTCACAGGTAGAACATGAGACAGGTGAGCTGAACATGTGGACCGTAAAGAACAAACTGACTGATGGTGTTCAGACGGATTTATTCAGATTGTTCAGCAACTTCAGTTTTACACAAACAcgataaaacaaacatttatcgGATCTTTATGAGTTAATTATACTGaaagttcagtttatttaacAACATTGACACCTGATTTCACATGAACAAGATGACATTTTGTCCTGATGGAGGAACCAGTAGGAACCAGTAGGAACCAGTAGGAACCAGTAGGAACCAGTAGGAACAGGGAGGAACCAGTAGGAACCAGTAAGAACCAGTAGGAACCAGTAGGAACCAGTAGGAACCAGTAAGAACCAGTAGGAACCAGTAGGAACCAGTAGGAACCAGTAGGACCCAGAATCAGTGTGGACACAGTTTGTTCCTCTGACACAGAGATGGACTCAGAGAGATGGCAGAGACAAACACTGAAGTAGAACCAGAaggtctgtctctcctctgcagcctcctccttctcctcctcctcttcctcctttctcttcttcttcacctctcctcctctttcatctcctccttcctctcctcctcctccttcctctttttcttcacttCCTTCAGTCCCTCATGGATGTGGTCCACAGCCTCCTGGTCTCCTGCCTGCTGGGCCAGACTCAGAGCCTCCTGGTAGAACCGGACCGAGTCCTCGAGCCGACCTGATGGACCAGACACACAAAATAactgcaacaacaataataataataataataataactttatttacagCAGCTTCAAGAcagagttacaaagtgctttacagtaaaaacaagaagtaaataaaatccagaatataaaaatcaataaagataaaataactcAGAAAAGTTACACAAATTAGTGTCAGTTCAGAAAAAGCCAGAagataaaaatgagttttaagaagagatttaaaagaagatgTTGAGTTTGCAGCCTGAGGAACCGTTAAAGGTGCTGCTGAAGATCTACAGCAGAGATCAGACTCAGGTCCAGCAGGTCAGAGGTCGTCTGGCATTCTCaaagtcatttttataaatactgagtcCAGGCCTGGAATTAAGTGACTTTTTGGGTGAGGCCACTTTGGCCTTtgttaaatacaaatttattggGGCACCAAGGCCAAAATCTGCATTAATAATAAGCACCTACTCTGACTGGCTGGAGGCGtgccccccccacctcccccccagccaatcagaataagACCGAAagaaagcagcagcatgtttacctgcagtaatGTCTGCAGCTGCAGATGTAAGACAGTATATAGCGTCTATGAAGTAGAAAATCCTGCGGCGTGCTGAGTTTCGTTAAGCAGACAGtcagctgtaaaatgtgcagaacacacacacaaccactcgCCGATAACAGAGGGAAGATTGTCTCCAAAAATTAATTTCAGCTGTTCCAGATGTAAATGTCCGTCCTCTGGAAGGCTGTTAAGACTTTTCAGCTGCTGAACAACCAGAAACACTCCCAGTGTGCTTTGCTCGTCATCCGGCTGTGATGCAAACTGTGACTACAGAAGTTATGTAAACTCTCAGCGTAGCGCtgggcggcggcggcggcggcggcggcggcggcgggctCATGATGAAGCTTTCtgctgatttgatttgatttactGGTGTGATGTAGTAAAGAGTACCGCCTCAACACCGCTCGCTCTGCAGCCGCCAagttcaaataacttaaaaagagCGAGGAGATAGAAGTGAGTAATCACCCTGATCCATCCAAAACAtcagttttattcttttaaacaGCTACAGTCCTTTAAAAGCCTGGCAGTAGTGTTTTATATAAGTTGTAGTCTTTGGATGTTTCACCTACTTAGACCTGAATAAAGTGTGCTGCAGTAGTCGAGTCTGGAGGAGATATAGTTATAGATATTAGTTAAATATCTCAATTAAACAGAGCAGGACTTCAGTCACCTGAGCATCAAAGATGACTGAGAGTTGAAACATATGCAGAAGTTTCAGtctctgttttcacattagtggataaagcacaaacactggatGAGAGACTGTTCCTGATGCTGCTACTGAGGCCAGAGggacacattattattatctctGATTCTGAGTCAGctacagaaaatgtttggaCATCCAATGTTTTACTTCAGTGGGGCACGACCACGGATGTATATAAGAACTGGATCCAGACTCAAAAATGGCGCCTGTTCAGTCGAATTACTCGCCtggtgtatatgtatatatatgaagATGGACGACGCGTCTCtaccacagactgtataaatTATGGACGTAGTtgccgtgacgtcactcgttggtttctgaagagcggttttgaagctcagagcgagccgctccggccgtcgccatcttggcagtgcgtggccgaatggctgaaacaagccacctagcggctggcggacctgtcactcaaagcagccatgtccttcattatacagaactttacagcttaataaaatttaaacgggtgagttataaaaacattcaccCTCCGTACAGtcgtcatgaaagaggaaattagctttagagaccaaaaccgttgtttgtaccaggctgtaaacatgtttatttctgctgtaaagttggacgtTTTAACATGGGGTCAAGTGGTcgttcgaggaactgcagtttttggcacttcctgttggcttcattttacagccccggaggttgctcAGCTCTACTCCCTACCATTATGCAAAGCGAAGCCAAAATATGGCATTTTTGGGAGCTGCCATgttgcttgtgtgatgtcatttgcaACCAGAGTCTGCACAGTAGAGTCAGGGGACCGGATGAAGGACTGTTAGTCACGCCCCCTCaacttgactgacagctgtcccgCCGCCGAGAGCCGAGTGAACTCAGGAGCCGCGATGGAGGTAAACCAGCCAAAACCAGCCAGTAAGCAGCTGCTACAGCTGGCAGTGAATCACACATGAAAACGTACATTAGCGTCTTTCATCAGAAACTGCTGCGGTCACTCGGCTCGTCTGACGGAAGTTTGAGGGCGGCTGTCaatcacaactgtcaatcaagACATCACacccctttttatatcatcaaataattaattaaaaacaaactgatcagaaaaatgagcacttgaacaaacatcagcgtgataagaacaaactaaaatgacagaaaccatctttgggaaaaatgtgcGTCATGTTATGGTCGACCATGTGAACGGCTGAGCTCAGGAGAATGAAGaagtttgacctttgacctctcacctGTGTGCAGCAGGATGCCCGCCATGTTTCCCAGCAGCACATGTTGGTCCGGGTGTCCGGCTGAGCGGCTTAGATCCACAGCCTGCTGCACCAGCACCAGGGCGTCGTCATGGCGACCTTGCAGATCCAAGATGGTGGCCAGGTCACTCATCAGCACCAGTGTCTGACAGGAAACACAGcgatgacatcacttcctctcCTCATCACTGCAGAATCAGCATACCTGTGGGTGTGTCTAAATGTAGGCGTACCTGTGGGTGTGTCTACCTGTAGGCGTACCTGTGGGTGTGTCTACCTGTAGGCGTACCTGTGGGTGTGTCTAAATGTAGGCGTACCTGTGGGTGTGTCTACCTGTAGGCGTACCTGTGGGTGTGTCTACCTGTAGGCGTACCTGTGGGTGTGTCTACCTGTAGGCGTACCTGTGGGTGTGTCTCTCCCTGCTCCTGGCGGCAGATGTTCAGGGCGCTCTGGTAGTCCTGTCCGGCCTGTTTCAGGTGCTTCGTTGATGCTCGGTATCGAGCCCGTGAGTCCAAACACAGACCGAGCAGGAGGCGGGTGTTCTTCCTCAGatcctcctgctcctctgacgacaacaacaacaaccacaaaaaaatgtcaacaacatCAAAGCAGTCAGGCTCCAGCAGACAGCTTTAAGAACTCGTTAGTGTCTGCAGTATTTCAACATCTGTCAATCAGTTTGGGTGTGACAGCAGGTGGTGGGCGGGGCAAAAAGGAAGGATGAAATATTCTTCAGCAGAAGTGTAAACTGACTGTCACATGGTTTACATGtttggaaataaaatgttttatataaaaagttaaaactgctataaaaatacaaacaatcagtgtgactgtgtgtccaggtgtgtctcacctgtctgctctTCTGCTGGGATGTCCTTCTGTTTCTCCAGTTTGGCCTCCAGAGACTCCATACAGAACCTGAAGCCATGCTCCGCCAGCTCcaccctcaaacacacacacacacacacacacacacacacacacgcacgtcagtgacctctgacctccaccAGCTGCCtgtcaaatgaacagtgaagTCGTCGTCTTACTTGTTCTGTTCAGCGTAGATGGTGGCGAGTTTCAGAGACATCTCAATGACGGCATTGTCGTCCtggaaacagacaggaagtcagaaaacagatcacacacacactcacacactcacacacactcacacactcacacacactcacacactcacacactcacacacactcacacactcacacactcacacacactcacacactcacacacactcacacactcacacactcacacacactcacacactcacacacactcacacacacacctgtggcGTTCCTCCTGACAGCATGAAGCTCATCGCTGCTTTGAAGAGTTTCTCCGcctgagaggaggaagaacgatgatgatgatgtcatacagTTACTGTTTTActactgttgccatggtgacaatAATATGAAATAGCTGAGCTGTGATTGGACGGTACTCACGCTGTCCAGCTGACCCTGGACGTAGGCAAGGTTCGCcatctgaggaaacacaggtcaaaggtcacagagaGGAAGATACAGGTGAGCAGTGatagaaagtaactaagtacatttactcaagtactgtatttaagtacagttttgaggtacttgtactttacttgagtatttccatgtgatgctactttctacatgtcagagggaaatattgtactttctactccactacatttatttgacagctttagttacttttcagatgaagatttgacacaatggataatataacaagcttttaaaatacaacacattgttaaagatgaaaccagtggtttccaacctttttggcttttgacgtcttacaaaaagcagtgtgtagtcggggtcacatttcacatgtctatgagttgttaacagctccaccaaatagtgatttttccctctaaacttctcacatgctttcatttcaataaatgttcaaatgatccaatatttcagcaaaaatcaaagattagagaaaaagtccaaaaactgaaaacagatttgtgtatcagaactttgttttttcttctttcctctcccattaatcatctcaccacccctcagatttatctgctgaccctttggaggggcccgacccctaggttgggaaccactggactaaactagctaactgtatataaagtagtgtaaactagctccacctccagcagctacaacagtaacatgctgctctaacactgatgcttcactattaataatctaatgatgtcatatataataatatatcagtcagagggaccaaaccactacttttactgcaatactttaactacatcaagctcataatacttatgtacttttactgcaatactttaactacatcaagctcataatacttatgtacttttactgcaatactttaactacatcaagctcataatacttatgtacttttactgcaggaggatttttcacagaggacttttacttgtaatggagtatttttacactgctgtattagtacttttactgcagtacaggATCAGAGTACTTTTTCCTCTGCAGGTGTTTACCTGGCTGTAGGTGTAGATGATGGCCTGGTTGTTGTGGGTCTGATGAGCCAGAACGACGGCCTGATGCAGGAAACCAGACGCAGCCTGCAGCTGACCCCGATACACACTGagctgcgcacacacacacacacacacacacacacacacacacacacacacacacaggtgtttgATCTCTGCAGCAGGATGTTTAAATAACAGGAGTGAGTAGAGTTGCTGCTCTCGGTACCTTCGCCCTCTTCAGCAGCAGAATCATCTCGTCCTCTTTCCTCTGAGCTTCATCGCGGTGGTCTTCATCAGTCCTGCTGAACAGGGAGAAACCTGCAGACACAACATGAACATGTGACACTGATGGAAACCAGTAGATTCTGACTGGAGCAGCTTCTGGTTTTGGCAGAAAACAAAGTCTGAAATATGAAACTTTCTGGTTGAAGTTTGGTGACTGAACGTACCAACTGCTGCCCACAgtactcttcctcctcctcctcctcctcttcctcctcctcttcctcctccgctCTGTGTGTTCTGGAAGTTTCTCCCGATGGACTCATGTCCGCTCACTTTTACCCAGCAGGCCGAGTGCTTTCCCGCCActggctgtgatgtcacagaggtGCTGCTCTGATGTCTGACaggtttgattttattattatttattgataatcaatttattttACACTTCTTATTAAAGTGAAACATCATCACACCCATAAACAGCTGATCCTTAACATTACATCATTGATCAGTTCTGTCCTAATCAATGATTACTATACATAGAACAGAGGATCAAgatgattgattattgatttatcggtattttttcattcagataCTTTGATATTTAACaaattattgatatttatttcaaacacatcagcagaaacatttcacaataaacaaactaaataaacaacagtgAGGTAACAGTgacggagggggggggggggggggggggggcacctGCTCAGGTGAGACCTGCTTCCAGCTGAGATCCTGCAGGATCCTGCAGACCTGAACCCGCTCAGAGTCTGACTGAGGACGACGCGGTGCAGACAGGACGCCGCCATCTTCTCTGTTTACATAACGGGCGGAAGTCACGAGGTAAGACTCGacgtcttcaaaataaaagcaccgGAAGACACCTGCTCACATGTTGGAGAGTTTTACAGGTGAATCTGCACACCTGCATGACGTCAGTGATGAGGCCGCGCTGTTAGCTGtcagtttaatttagttttatcA of Thunnus thynnus chromosome 12, fThuThy2.1, whole genome shotgun sequence contains these proteins:
- the ttc19 gene encoding tetratricopeptide repeat protein 19, mitochondrial gives rise to the protein MAASCLHRVVLSQTLSGFRSAGSCRISAGSRSHLSRHQSSTSVTSQPVAGKHSACWVKVSGHESIGRNFQNTQSGGGRGGGRGGGGGGRVLWAAVGFSLFSRTDEDHRDEAQRKEDEMILLLKRAKLSVYRGQLQAASGFLHQAVVLAHQTHNNQAIIYTYSQMANLAYVQGQLDSAEKLFKAAMSFMLSGGTPQDDNAVIEMSLKLATIYAEQNKVELAEHGFRFCMESLEAKLEKQKDIPAEEQTEEQEDLRKNTRLLLGLCLDSRARYRASTKHLKQAGQDYQSALNICRQEQGETHPQTLVLMSDLATILDLQGRHDDALVLVQQAVDLSRSAGHPDQHVLLGNMAGILLHTGRLEDSVRFYQEALSLAQQAGDQEAVDHIHEGLKEVKKKRKEEEERKEEMKEEER